From a region of the Drosophila ananassae strain 14024-0371.13 chromosome XL, ASM1763931v2, whole genome shotgun sequence genome:
- the LOC6503591 gene encoding box C/D snoRNA protein 1 codes for MRLGICEVCAAKEALYACPKCEVKTCSLACVLIHKKELKCDGRRDRTKFVPLSEMTAREFMSDYCFLEEATRYTENRKTDKCKGYTHENKNLPQTLHRLRTAATKRNIHLRLLLPNFSRRRQNTTYLDWKRKHLYWRVEWLFVNTAPVEEGKTISFVDARCDETHTLAALALKYVDLEEETARDRRKQLFHHQTAGIGQLSFWLRAEGVRNSSRRCYLLEANKTLGENLTGKTIVEFPTIFVNYEQRPPTGYQQIESDEEMEEEEEEDLEAPKTSKVEPSESEETTEEIPDSELNHILQELAASLANPEDPPMDTESDTE; via the exons ATGCGTCTGGGTATTTGCGAGGTGTGTGCCGCCAAGGAGGCTCTCTACGCCTGCCCCAAATGCGAGGTGAAGACCTGTAGCCTGGCCTGCGTACTGATCCATAAAAAGGAGCTAAAGTGCGATGGCCGGAGGGATCGGACCAAGTTTGTGCCGCTCAGCGAGATGACCGCCCGCGAGTTCATGAGCGACTACTGCTTCCTGGAGGAAGCTACACGCTACACGGAGAACCGTAAGACGGACAAGTGCAAGGGCTATACccatgaaaacaaaaatttgccCCAGACCCTGCATCGACTGCGAACCGCCGCCACTAAGCGCAACATCCACTTGCGCCTGCTGCTCCCCAACTTCAGCAGACGGAGGCAGAACACCACATACCTGGACTGGAAGCGGAAGCATCTCTACTGGCGGGTCGAGTGGCTGTTTGTCAACACAGCTCCGGTTGAGGAGGGCAAGACCATTAGTTTCGTGGACGCCCGCTGCGATGAGACGCACACTCTGGCGGCTCTGGCTCTGAAGTATGTGGATCTGGAGGAGGAGACGGCTCGGGATCGGCGGAAACAACTATTCCATCATCAGACAGCGGGCATTGGTCAGCTAAGCTTTTGGCTGCGGGCCGAGGGAGTGCGGAACAGCAGCAGGCGGTGCTATCTCCTGGAGGCGAATAAGACTCTGGGGGAGAATCTGACAGGGAAGACGATCGTGGAGTTTCCCACGATATTTGTTAACTACGAGCAGAGGCCTCCAACGGGCTATCAACAGATTGAAAGTG ATGAAGaaatggaggaggaggaggaggaggatctGGAGGCGCCAAAGACCAGCAAAGTAGAACCATCAGAGTCTGAGGAAACAACAGAAGAAATACCTGACAGCGAACTGAATCACATTCTCCAGGAACTGGCAGCATCTCTGGCCAATCCAGAAGACCCGCCAATGGACACTGAATCGGATACGGAATAG